In Bos indicus x Bos taurus breed Angus x Brahman F1 hybrid chromosome 21, Bos_hybrid_MaternalHap_v2.0, whole genome shotgun sequence, one DNA window encodes the following:
- the SLC25A47 gene encoding solute carrier family 25 member 47, whose translation MDFVAGAIGGVCGVAVGYPLDTVKVRIQTEAKYTGIWDCVRDTYHRERVRGFYRGLSLPVCTVSLVSSVSFGTYRHCLAHICRVRYGSADAKPAKTDITLSGFASGLVRVFLTSPTEVAKVRLQTQTQAQQRRRPSASGPLVPLAAPPPCPVPAAGPLPGPRYRGPLHCLATVAREEGLRGLYKGSLALLFRDGHSFATYFLSYATLCEWLTPAGQSRPDVSGVLVAGGCAGALAWAVATPMDVIKARLQADGRGRQRYRGLLHCVLTSVREEGLRVLFKGLLLNCCRAFPVNMVVFVAYEAVLRLTRGLLT comes from the exons GTGTCTGCGGTGTTGCTGTGGGCTACCCCCTGGACACGGTGAAG GTCAGGATCCAGACAGAGGCCAAGTACACGGGCATCTGGGACTGCGTCCGGGACACGTATCACCGAGAGCGG GTGCGGGGCTTCTACAGGGGCCTCTCGCTGCCCGTGTGCACCGTGTCCCTGGTCTCGTCCGTGTCCTTTGGCACCTACCGCCACTGCCTCGCGCACATCTGCCGGGTCCGCTACGGCAGCGCTGACGCCAAGCCCGCCAAGACCGACATCACGCTCTCGGGATTTGCCTCTGGCCTCGTCCGC gtgtTCCTGACCTCACCCACCGAGGTGGCCAAGGTCCGCCTGCAGACACAGACGCAGgcgcagcagcggcggcggcccTCGGCCTCGGGGCCCTTGGTGCCCTTGGCCGCGCCTCCCCCCTGCCCCGTGCCCGCCGCGGGTCCGCTGCCCGGGCCCAGGTACCGCGGGCCGCTGCACTGCCTGGCCACGGTGGCCCGGGAGGAGGGGCTGCGCGGCCTCTACAAGGGCAGCTTGGCCCTGCTCTTCCGGGACGGGCACTCCTTCGCCACCTACTTCCTCTCGTACGCCACCCTCTGTGAGTGGCTGACTCCCGCTGGCCAAAGCCGGCCAG ATGTCTCGGGCGTGCTGGTGGCCGGTGGCTGTGCCGGGGCGCTGGCCTGGGCCGTGGCCACCCCCATGGACGTGATCAAGGCGCGCCTGCAGGCGGACGGCCGGGGCCGCCAGCGCTACCGTGGCCTCCTGCACTGCGTGCTGACCAGCGTTCGGGAAGAGGGGCTGCGTGTGCTCTTCAAGGGGCTGCTGCTCAACTGCTGCCGTGCCTTCCCCGTCAACATGGTGGTGTTCGTGGCTTACGAGGCCGTGCTGAGGCTCACGCGGGGCCTGCTCACATAG